One stretch of Corynebacterium callunae DSM 20147 DNA includes these proteins:
- the ppk2 gene encoding polyphosphate kinase 2 translates to MGNKKDSESLPDFHKNPPKLDKKAYEKELKRLQAELVNLQQWVVETGARVVIVMEGRDAAGKGSAIKRITQYLNPRSARIEALPTPSSREKGQWYFQRYIEKLPTAGEIVIFDRSWYNRAGVERVMGFCTSQEYRRFLHQAPIFERLLVEDGIHLRKYWFSVSDEEQISRFQDRLSDPLRRWKLSPMDLQSITKWEDYSRAKDEMFIHTDIPSAPWYTVESEDKKRSRINVISHLLSTIPYEKIDRPLPEIPERPNPDTDYERPPRDEFRYVPDVAAHLEEDRIEAVKQEKKDKKASKKEKKGKKKA, encoded by the coding sequence ATGGGAAATAAAAAAGATTCTGAAAGTCTGCCGGACTTCCACAAGAATCCGCCAAAGCTCGATAAAAAAGCTTATGAAAAAGAGCTCAAGCGTCTCCAAGCTGAGTTGGTCAATCTCCAGCAATGGGTCGTGGAGACCGGAGCTCGCGTTGTTATCGTGATGGAAGGTCGCGATGCTGCTGGCAAAGGCTCTGCCATCAAGCGGATTACTCAATACCTCAACCCACGTTCTGCCCGGATTGAAGCTCTTCCAACACCTAGCTCTCGAGAAAAAGGGCAGTGGTATTTCCAGCGTTATATTGAAAAGCTGCCAACTGCAGGCGAGATCGTAATTTTTGATAGGTCTTGGTACAACCGCGCCGGCGTTGAGCGAGTGATGGGTTTTTGTACCTCTCAGGAATACCGCCGATTCTTGCACCAGGCCCCTATTTTTGAGCGTCTGCTGGTAGAAGATGGCATCCACCTGCGTAAGTACTGGTTCTCAGTATCTGATGAGGAACAAATTTCCCGCTTCCAGGATCGGTTGAGTGATCCGTTGCGCCGTTGGAAGCTCTCACCAATGGATTTGCAGTCTATTACCAAGTGGGAGGACTATTCTCGTGCGAAGGATGAGATGTTCATCCACACTGATATCCCTTCTGCACCGTGGTACACGGTGGAATCAGAGGACAAGAAGCGTTCTCGAATTAACGTGATTTCACATCTCTTGTCCACGATTCCTTATGAGAAGATCGATCGCCCTTTGCCAGAGATTCCGGAACGTCCAAATCCTGACACTGACTATGAGCGTCCTCCACGTGATGAATTCCGTTATGTTCCCGATGTTGCTGCCCACCTAGAAGAAGATCGCATCGAGGCAGTAAAGCAGGAGAAAAAGGATAAGAAGGCCAGTAAGAAAGAGAAAAAGGGCAAAAAGAAGGCTTAA
- a CDS encoding antibiotic biosynthesis monooxygenase family protein, whose translation MHIVNIRFKPKAKYVETFRYTVDKFTEETRTEEGCLYFDWFRNTDYPGEYLVVGVWTDEGAKAHQNSEQYLRAQETLPPLLQQTPLIVQSEFPHKKGWERFSDFEVN comes from the coding sequence ATGCACATTGTAAATATTCGATTCAAGCCCAAGGCTAAGTATGTGGAGACATTCCGCTACACCGTTGACAAATTCACCGAAGAAACTAGGACAGAGGAAGGCTGTCTCTATTTTGACTGGTTCCGCAATACTGATTATCCAGGTGAATATCTGGTAGTTGGTGTCTGGACTGATGAAGGTGCCAAGGCACATCAAAACAGTGAACAGTACCTCAGAGCCCAAGAAACTTTGCCACCGTTGCTGCAACAAACGCCACTTATTGTGCAAAGCGAGTTTCCGCATAAGAAAGGCTGGGAACGGTTTAGTGATTTTGAGGTCAACTAG
- a CDS encoding putative quinol monooxygenase, producing the protein MILINVKFKPLPEYVANFRELVAEFTEKTRAEEGNIFFEWSINTDNPNEFVLIEAFQDDAAEAHVNSDHFKAACELFPTILIETPEIINTLIEGKTEWDRMAEFAVK; encoded by the coding sequence ATGATCTTAATCAACGTAAAATTCAAGCCTTTGCCCGAGTATGTAGCCAATTTCCGCGAATTGGTTGCCGAGTTTACTGAGAAGACCCGTGCTGAAGAGGGAAATATCTTCTTTGAGTGGTCCATCAATACCGATAACCCAAATGAATTTGTTCTTATTGAGGCTTTCCAGGACGATGCAGCCGAAGCTCATGTCAACAGCGATCATTTCAAGGCAGCATGTGAGCTCTTCCCAACCATCTTGATTGAGACTCCAGAGATCATCAACACTCTTATTGAAGGCAAGACTGAGTGGGATCGTATGGCGGAGTTTGCTGTTAAATAA